Within the Emticicia oligotrophica DSM 17448 genome, the region CGATGGCTTGATCGCCCACAAAACGATATTCGATTGCAATTTTATAGTACGAAAACTTATCTTTATAGAAAATATGTCCAAAACGCTCGTTGAATGCAGGATAAGCACTGGCATCGTATCTTACTTTCATGAGTCCATCTTCTACCCTAAAAGTATTACCGTAGTTGTTGTTGAGTTCATAGTTTCTGATTTTGACTTTCCAGCCATCTAAGTTTTTACCATTGAAAAGTTGCTTCCATTCTTTTTTGTCAATTTCTTGTGCAAAGCTTAATAGCGGTAATAATAGAAAAACAAAGAGTTTTTTCATTGAAATATCATTTTAGTTGGATTGAAAAATAGGATTTTTATTCGTTGGAAAGATACGAAAGAAAAGTAAAATGTGGCAAAAATATTTCAAAAAGGCGTAGCAAAGCCATCCAAGTAAAATTGGGTTTTAGTCAAGAAAAATACAATTTTACAGACTTTAAATAATAAATCACCCAATTTCTATTTCATCTCCTAATTTATTGAGGAAATGGAATTCAGTGATACCGATAGAAGAATCTTTGATAAGTTTTACCCATGTCTTATACTTCAAGAACCACTGCATTTGTTTAGAAATGATGCCTTCTCGGTAATAAGCATAGATAAATGGATGTAGCACAACACTGATACCTCTTTCGTTTTGTTTCGAGAGGATATAATCAAGGTTGTTTTCAATGACATCGGTTACTACAATACTTGCCTGAATCGAGCCCGTGCCACCGCAAGTAGGGCAGGTTTCACGAGTAACGATATTCATCTCTGGACGAACACGTTGGCGAGTAATTTGTAATAAACCAAATTTAGAAATCGGAAGAATAGTATATTTTGAGCGGTCGCCCTTCATTTCTTCCTTAATAGCATCTTGAATGATACGGCGATTTTCGCTTTTCTTCATATCAATGAAGTCAACCACGATAATTCCACCCATATCACGCATGCGTAATTGTCTGGCAAGCTCCTTAGCGGCTTCTAAATTGACAGCCAAGGCAGTAGATTCTTGGTCTTCCTCCTGAGTTGATTTATTGCCACTATTTACATCAACTACGTGTAATGCTTCGGTATGCTCAATAATTAAATATCCACCACTTGGTAAGCTCACTGAACGACCAAACAATGATTTGATTTGTTTTTCGATGCCGAATTGTTCGAAAAGTTTGTTTTTGCCCGTATGAAGCTTTAAGATTTTTTCTTTATCTGGAGCAATCGTATGCAAGAAACTTTTAATTCCATCAAAGCTTTCCTTTGAATCAACGTAGATGTTATCAAAATCATCATTGAGCATATCACGCAAGATAGAAGACGCTCTATCCATCTCGCTAATGATGCGGTCACGAGGTTTAGCATCACGAAGAGCCTTCATTCCCGCTTCCCATTTTTCTACACAAAACTCAATATCTCTGCTTAGTTCTTCCATGTCTTTGCCTTCAGCAACAGTTCTAACAATTACCGCAAAATTTTCAGGCTTCACCGATGACACCATTTTGTGTAATCGCTGACGCTCTTGTTTATTAGTAATTTTTTTAGAAATATTAACTGAATTGCCGAAAGGAACGAGTACCACATTACGGCCTGCAATTGAAATATCACAAGATAGACGCGGGCCTTTGGTAGAAATAGGCTCTTTTACAACCTGTACGAGTACGGGAGTATTTTTCGTAATTACATCATTGATTTTGCCAAACTTCTCGATTTCTGGTTCCATCTTGAAGTTTTTTAGACGCAAATTTATTGGTCTTTTAGCAATGACATCCTTTACAAATTTATTGAGAGAATTGTACGAAATGATTTCATTGTAGTGAAGAAAACCATCCTTATCATAGCCTACGTCAACAAAAGCAGCGTTGTTTCCTTGCACTACTTTTTTGACTACCCCCAAATAGATGTCTCCGACG harbors:
- a CDS encoding Rne/Rng family ribonuclease, with the protein product MSNELYISTTQKGDRIALVQDKRLIEYHFDETEHQFAVGDIYLGVVKKVVQGNNAAFVDVGYDKDGFLHYNEIISYNSLNKFVKDVIAKRPINLRLKNFKMEPEIEKFGKINDVITKNTPVLVQVVKEPISTKGPRLSCDISIAGRNVVLVPFGNSVNISKKITNKQERQRLHKMVSSVKPENFAVIVRTVAEGKDMEELSRDIEFCVEKWEAGMKALRDAKPRDRIISEMDRASSILRDMLNDDFDNIYVDSKESFDGIKSFLHTIAPDKEKILKLHTGKNKLFEQFGIEKQIKSLFGRSVSLPSGGYLIIEHTEALHVVDVNSGNKSTQEEDQESTALAVNLEAAKELARQLRMRDMGGIIVVDFIDMKKSENRRIIQDAIKEEMKGDRSKYTILPISKFGLLQITRQRVRPEMNIVTRETCPTCGGTGSIQASIVVTDVIENNLDYILSKQNERGISVVLHPFIYAYYREGIISKQMQWFLKYKTWVKLIKDSSIGITEFHFLNKLGDEIEIG